A section of the Telopea speciosissima isolate NSW1024214 ecotype Mountain lineage chromosome 3, Tspe_v1, whole genome shotgun sequence genome encodes:
- the LOC122656116 gene encoding probable polyamine oxidase 5, whose translation MVVKKPRIVIIGAGMAGITAAHKIYSATAATELFELCVVEGGDRIGGRIRTSEFCGDRIEMGATWIHGIGGSPIHKIAQEIHALESDQPWERMDGFAEDPLTVGEGGFQLQPSIVEPIFALYRNMMEFAQGMLFEAEATDSSNNGGVDVDYKAIAARALKMGSNKKGLSIGSFLRRAIEAYWASVKRRDDVKGYGSWSTKMLQEAIFAMHENTERTYTSAGDLSTLDFNAESEYRGFPGEEITIAKGYLSIVEWLASALPTGLIQLGRKVKRIQWQPEGLVRSLERENKGDCSSRRPVKLCFDDGSEMVADHVIVTVSLGVLKAGIREESGMFSPPLPSFKTEAISRLGFGVVNKLFLQLDRESKNLEPFPFLEMVFHRSNSDSRNQKIPWWMRKTASICPIYKNSSVILSWFAGEEALALESLKDEQIVNGVLTTVSSFLSNSEPQNLVNSPEYSNGTVKFTRVLKSQWGSNPLFLGSYSYVAVGSSGDDLDLMAVPLPYINNNSECVGEASPLQILFAGEATHRTHYSTTHGAYLSGVREANRLLQHYHCGGGFSELFVSQ comes from the coding sequence ATGGTGGTCAAGAAACCCAGAATCGTGATTATAGGAGCAGGAATGGCAGGGATTACAGCTGCCCATAAGATCTATAGTGCCACCGCTGCAACAGAGCTCTTTGAGCTCTGCGTTGTGGAAGGAGGAGACAGGATTGGTGGGAGAATTCGCACGTCGGAGTTCTGTGGTGACCGAATTGAGATGGGCGCCACCTGGATCCATGGCATCGGTGGAAGCCCAATTCACAAGATTGCCCAAGAAATCCATGCGTTGGAGTCTGACCAGCCATGGGAGCGCATGGACGGTTTCGCTGAAGACCCATTAACCGTCGGTGAAGGTGGGTTTCAGCTTCAACCCTCTATCGTTGAACCCATTTTCGCTCTTTACCGGAATATGATGGAGTTCGCTCAGGGGATGCTATTTGAAGCAGAAGCCACTGatagcagcaacaatggcgGTGTCGATGTCGATTACAAGGCAATTGCAGCTCGAGCTCTTAAAATGGGTTCCAATAAGAAGGGTCTCAGCATTGGTTCTTTTCTTCGACGGGCCATCGAAGCTTACTGGGCTTCCGTGAAACGGAGAGATGATGTCAAAGGGTACGGCAGTTGGAGCACGAAAATGCTCCAAGAAGCCATCTTTGCGATGCACGAGAACACGGAGAGGACTTATACTTCGGCAGGGGACCTCTCAACCCTGGACTTCAATGCCGAGAGCGAATACCGTGGGTTCCCAGGTGAGGAGATCACCATTGCCAAGGGATACTTGAGCATTGTAGAGTGGCTAGCGTCTGCACTTCCCACGGGTTTGATCCAACTGGGTAGGAAGGTGAAGAGGATCCAGTGGCAGCCCGAAGGTCTTGTGAGGTCGTTGGAGAGGGAGAATAAAGGGGATTGCAGCAGCAGGAGGCCTGTGAAGCTCTGTTTCGATGATGGTTCAGAAATGGTGGCCGATCATGTCATAGTCACAGTGTCATTGGGGGTTCTCAAAGCTGGGATTCGGGAAGAGTCAGGTATGTTCAGTCCTCCACTCCCCTCCTTCAAAACCGAAGCGATTTCAAGACTTGGTTTTGGCGTCGTTAACAAGCTATTTCTGCAATTGGATCGAGAAAGCAAGAATCTTGAACCGTTTCCCTTCCTGGAAATGGTGTTCCACCGCTCTAATTCGGACTCAAGAAACCAGAAGATCCCCTGGTGGATGCGGAAGACAGCTTCAATCTGTCCAATCTACAAGAACTCTAGTGTTATCCTCTCTTGGTTTGCCGGAGAAGAAGCTCTGGCGCTCGAGTCACTTAAAGATGAACAGATTGTAAACGGAGTGTTGACGACTGTATCTAGTTTCTTGTCCAATTCCGAGCCCCAAAACCTTGTTAATTCACCTGAATACAGCAACGGGACTGTAAAGTTCACTAGGGTTCTAAAGAGCCAATGGGGAAGCAATCCTTTGTTTCTGGGTTCTTACAGTTACGTAGCAGTGGGATCAAGTGGAGACGATTTGGATTTAATGGCGGTGCCACTGCCATACATTAACAACAACAGTGAATGTGTTGGAGAAGCTTCTCCTCTTCAAATTCTATTTGCAGGGGAAGCTACACACAGAACACACTATTCTACAACCCATGGAGCATATTTAAGTGGGGTAAGAGAAGCTAATAGACTCCTCCAGCATTATCACTGTGGTGGTGGATTTTCAGAGCTCTTTGTATCACAGTAG